The Gossypium hirsutum isolate 1008001.06 chromosome D06, Gossypium_hirsutum_v2.1, whole genome shotgun sequence genome contains the following window.
ATTTGTTGATCAATCTAACCTTTACCGCTTAGATTAATCTAATCATTTTGTTGATTCATTTGTGCTGTAATTTGATTGGTTTGCCTTCTTATTTGCTTATTTAAGCTGAATTTTGTGAGTGCAGGACTTCAGGAAAAACCAAGAGCCTTCTTTCAATAAGCTGAAAGAACCGATCCTGACAGAGATTACCTCTGCATTGGCTAAGCGGTATGATTTCAATTTTACAAGACAGGATATATCCTCTCTCTGGTTTCTGTGTAAACAGGTACTCATCTTCTTTTCATGTAAATTTTGTAGTTCATACCCTGTTAAAAATCAGGAAGCTCTAATATTGGTCAATTCAACTTTAGTCTTATATTTTGGTTCCTTTGATTTTCAATATGGCAGGAATCATCCTTGTTGGATATAACTGATCAAGCTTGCAGTCTTTTCAGTCCCACTGAGGTATTCTCATGCTTCATTACTCTTTATGGAGAAATCAATATAAACAGCTTCATTGGAGTTGGGATCTGTTGATTTAAAAGATTGGAGATAGTATGCATATCCCATCACTGCTCATATTGGAAATACTGCTGATATGTAGGGGCCGTTATCATTTTCCAGaatgtagacattttttttaaaatattgatgctACTAATGTTCGCTAGGAGTATAGATCATCTCTAAATATTTTGAAGCTTAAATTTTAtacagtttattttatttatatgtttattatttttcagTAATCTAACATATATCATTTGCTGATCTCCATACCAGTAAATACATAGAAGAAATTGCCTTCATTAAGATAACCATCTTGTTTGTTTAGATTACTTTGTCTTTGTTCCTTCAGTAAATATTAAGGAAAAATGAACCAAGATCTTTACTTTCAGGGAAGCTTGTATCCTGCTATTTGTCATGCTAATTTCAACAGTATATTTAGTTAATCTTGTTATTTTCCATGCTATATGGGTTTTAACCTTCAAAAGCTGTCTAAATATTTAGGTTGCTTTGTTGGAGTGGACGGATGATATACAGATGTTCATGGTAAAGGGTTATGGTAAATCATTAAATTATAGAATGGGAGTGCCTTTGCTTAAAGATGTTCTGCAATCCATGTCAGAAGCTATCAACGCTGACGAAGGTaatatttttatgagtttttggttgTACAGTCTTTACTTGTCTAGGAGTGGGTGATATTTAGCAATGAGTAGTCTTGAATTGcctataaaatattataaattgtcTTCTTCTTAGTCTGATGCTGTTCTCTCTTATTATTGCAAGGGCAGAataattcacaattcaacttaaCATAATTATTACATAATTAGTTGACTTCTTCTGTCTGTAACTTTCCTGCAAGTTTTTAATCTAGAGAATGAAGTGGGGCAAAAAACTCAAGAGCATTTTTAGGGTTGCTATTGTTGCCATTCATTAGCATAATTTCTTGAGAGATTGCTGAACCTAAAGTAGATGAGATATACTTTTCTTGTGAGAATAGCTTACCGTACAAGGCAAAAGCTTGCTTGATAATTGCTTGTTCTCAATTTTGACTTCCAATATTTTCCTCGTGTGTAGATAACCAAGTACCTGGCAGTTATGAGAAGGCAAGATTGCGTTTTGCACATGCAGAAACTGTAGTTCCTTTTTCGTGCTCGCTTGGGCTTTTCCTTGAAGGATCTGGTCAGTGCTTTCAGCCTTACATTGTTGCATCCTTGATAACCTGTTTCACGACAATACTTAAAAGCGAGATTATGTGCATCTGCATAAGGTTCTTACTAGTTGCTGATAACTTGGTGTTTATTTAAACATTGCAGATTTTGAACGAATACAAAAGGAGGAGCCTTTGGATCTCCCTCCTAAGCCTCCCCAGAAAAGAAATTGGAGAGGCAGCATTGTGGCACCTTTTGCTGGGAATAATATGCTGGTCTTATATAGCTGTCCGGCTAATTCTTCAAGCAAATACTTTGTGCAAGTTCTACACAATGAGCATCCCATCCCAATGCCTGTAAGTTATTGACTTTGAAGGTTCTTCTCCTAGGCATTGCTTGGTAGGGTGGAAAGAAAATTGAGAGATGAAAAATTAgaggaaaatggaaagaaaatatattttttctttccattGCCGTCTTTGGTTCAAAAGATGAAAagtgaaaaaatgaaaagaaaaagcaatttTCCTTCGTTAGTTGTCATGTAGAAAGGAAGatggaaggaaaaaaaaacatgaaaattttaaaaaatgcacACTTAATGTACATCTCATTTAGTCATGTTCTCTCTCCTTTATACGCATTATGATGGAAAACCATGGTCTTTATTAATTTCTTCTTATCAATTACACTCAAAATTAACGTTGTTCACTTCCCTGTGCATCACTTCTTCACTcaaccaagttttttttttcagtcTTCCAATATTTCACTGGTTATACCAGCAAAAGGAAATGTTATTTTTGTCATTTCATGTTCCGACAACATGAAATTATTAGCATTAGTGTTACTGTCAATGGGCAGGAGTGATGATTACATCAAAAAAACGTTGTGAAATCCCATGTTCGCCTGCCTTAATTGTACTTAGTTTTTACCTAGTTTCTTGTTTCTTGTTTATGCTTTAGTTTTGCATGCTACGGTTTTATAAGATCCTACATGAACTTTTTTCCTATTTCATGTAAATATCTTCTAATATCGGTTTGATAGTGATGTTTCTTTTGTGGTGAATAGGGTTGTGGCAGTACCGACTTTTGTCCATTTCAAGTTTTCAAGGTACCATAATCAGATCCTTCTTGTATGAACTATAGACATAATAATGACTTTCTCCTCATAGTTGCAAATGTCACTTCCAGGATAAAATTGTCGAACCCCATTTTATGCACGATTACGATACCCTTTGCAATGCACATCTTGATGAGTCAAAGCATAAGCCTGAAACCAGTAAGTTATCACAACTGTTCCGTTGGATCTTTCGGCTGGGGGGGAATGATGATACACCATCCCACGGAGTTGAATTGTAGTCTGCTTTTTAAGGAACAAAAATTGAAGGTATAATTGTTTCCTTTTCCTTGTAGCCACTCTTTTTTCTGTATTCACTCTATGGCTAAACACAAAATCGATTTTGGTACAACGATGTATCTTGGTACATGGCTTTTTTCTAATAGTCTGATTGGAGGATTCATGTAGGAAAGGGattatgaatattatatgatctcttttctctctttatatacatacataaggTGTAATCGTCTAGGTGAGCCTGAATATATACCTAAGTTCGAATTTGATTAGCTTAATAGTTAAGCATAGGGTTACTAATATATATTAAGGGTAATAacgtaatttaataaaataaaaatatgtaaagcTCACGAGTCGTGAATCAAGTATTCCTAAACTCAAATTTGACTCAATAGCTCAAGTTGCTCAAGCTTGAGCTAGGCTTGATAATTAcctaatcaattttaattttcttttttaggtAAACGGgcattagttatttatttatactCAATTCATATACAGGCATATGCGTTGGGGACTGTCATGGGGGAATCCACAGTATGGAACGAAGGGAAGTACAGTAGATTGATAGTATACGAGGACATTGTCCCCACCTTAGtattttattgttaataaaaCTTAAACTAATTAACTCCTATATTGAGTTTGTGGTTGGAGGAAACGGTGACacatttaataacaaaattattagGAAAATTGCACCGACATACCATAGATTTCGACTAGGTTGTAGACATATCATCT
Protein-coding sequences here:
- the LOC107900553 gene encoding multiple inositol polyphosphate phosphatase 1, which produces MAMAAILLLFLTLFSNSKADRDFDVRQHLSTVTRYGAVKDIVDNSFIPSDIPQGCTPIHLNLVARHGTRSPTKKRVREMEKLASHIKELIEDAKQRNLSLQKVPAWFHNWESPWKGKLKGGELDIKGEEELYQLGIRVRERFPDIFNEEYDPDVYPIKTTQIPRASASAVAFGMGLFSGKGSLGPGRHRAFAVTSESRASDTILRFFECCQTYKDFRKNQEPSFNKLKEPILTEITSALAKRYDFNFTRQDISSLWFLCKQESSLLDITDQACSLFSPTEVALLEWTDDIQMFMVKGYGKSLNYRMGVPLLKDVLQSMSEAINADEDNQVPGSYEKARLRFAHAETVVPFSCSLGLFLEGSDFERIQKEEPLDLPPKPPQKRNWRGSIVAPFAGNNMLVLYSCPANSSSKYFVQVLHNEHPIPMPGCGSTDFCPFQVFKDKIVEPHFMHDYDTLCNAHLDESKHKPETSKLSQLFRWIFRLGGNDDTPSHGVEL